The following coding sequences are from one Diospyros lotus cultivar Yz01 chromosome 7, ASM1463336v1, whole genome shotgun sequence window:
- the LOC127805638 gene encoding uncharacterized protein LOC127805638, giving the protein MARGRNARSSDAIADLPENHHNQPHDEPLVMGSVAPATETLVPLATGITTGMPPRAPAQPVAPTVGVEAVQAWQQRQEALENTVRQLADAVRALARAQPQMAPRQPESLSPRRPRHPREERPPPNEREADRVPSPERSVNSSNSRSKDADLPSRRSPERGSRRSQLQWSVDQDTAVEELLQRVQELEARQGVRGQNSGCGERTPFTKEVELETLPRRFKVSSIPQYNGDSDPYDHLDAFNVQMDLQTTSLLVKCRVFPATLGDIPRTWLRSLPSRSIGSWEECQRKFLGQYRALRRQLAPPCHLATVFQRSGESLKDYIAKFRREVSNVESPSDESILTAISEGLRKDGKLYESIYKSPVADLGEFYERAAKEIRWEEAFGSKKPAGHREEVGSSNRDRKRNDGENGKDNRGELTALSPSKRARRKEQEDRPPRQGRFNNYTALSDSQERIFAMERRREDFRRPNPIKTPNKFRNREKFCAYHDDVGHDTSECYALKDAIEELIRRGRLRDYVVRPANQPPQQANQQRPPPEDERAPAVQTIYTIHGGPHLAGTSNRSHERYVREANHVLVARSSEQLGSSKRARMAVKEITFSEEDARDIHWPHNDALVILAHIGNMEVRRIMVDTCSSVNVMYRACFDQMGLGPEQLGPSPEPLFGFTGDAVVPMGRVKLPFTIGGEGREATALAEFLIIDCPSAYNVVLGRPVMNELDMVTSTRTLTVKFPTTNGTGCVRGE; this is encoded by the exons atggcaagaggaaggaatgCACGAAGCTCTGACGCAATCGCCGATTTGCCTGAAAATCATCACAACCAACCGCACGATGAGCCACTTGTCATGGGATCCGTCGCCCCCGCGACGGAAACCCTGGTTCCACTGGCTACCGGAATCACTACCGGAATGCCCCCACGGGCTCCGGCCCAACCTGTCGCCCCAACCGTCGGGGTAGAGGCGGTTCAGGCCTGGCAGCAGCGTCAGGAGGCTCTGGAGAATACTGTTAGGCAGCTCGCTGATGCGGTCAGGGCCCTAGCCCGAGCCCAGCCGCAAATGGCCCCGAGACAACCAGAGTCGTTGTCACCCCGAAGACCTCGCCACCCGCGAGAGGAAAGACCCCCGCCAAACGAAAGAGAAGCCGATAGAGTTCCTTCGCCAGAAAGGTCAGTAAATTCCTCTAATTCAAGGTCCAAGGATGCGGACCTCCCGTCACGTCGCTCACCGGAGAGAGGAAGCAGGAGATCACAGCTCCAATGGTCTGTGGACCAGGACACCGCCGTTGAGGAGTTGCTCCAAAGGGTGCAGGAACTGGAGGCACGACAAGGAGTTCGTGGCCAAAATAGTGGCTGCGGAGAACGGACGCCATTCACAAAGGAAGTTGAACTCGAAACTCTCCCCAGGAGATTCAAGGTTTCGAGCATACCACAGTACAACGGAGATAGCGACCCCTATGACCACCTGGACGCATTCAATGTCCAGATGGATCTGCAGACCACCAGCTTGCTGGTGAAGTGCCGGGTATTCCCCGCGACCTTGGGCGACATCCCACGCACCTGGCTCAGAAGCCTCCCGTCTCGCAGCATTGGCAGTTGGGAAGAATGCCAGCGGAAGTTCCTCGGGCAGTACAGAGCTCTAAGACGACAGCTCGCCCCTCCGTGCCACCTCGCCACGGTCTTCCAAAGGTCGGGCGAGTCCCTCAAAGATTACATCGCCAAGTTCCGGCGCGAGGTGAGTAACGTCGAAAgtccctcggatgaaagtatcctgaCGGCCATCTCGGAAGGTCTCAGGAAAGACGggaagctctacgagagcatctataAATCCCCCGTTGCGGATCTGGGAGAGTTCTATGAACGAGCTGCAAAGGAGATCCGGTGGGAAGAAGCGTTCGGTTCGAAGAAGCCCGCCGGACATAGAGAGGAAGTCGGAAGCTCTAACCGAGACAGGAAAAGGAACGACGGGGAAAACGGAAAGGACAACCGAGGAGagttgactgcactctcaccct CCAAGCGAGCTCGGCGGAAAGAACAAGAGGACCGACCTCCGAGACAAGGCCGTTTCAACAACTATACGGCCCTATCAGATTctcaagaaaggatcttcgcaatggaaaggagaagagaggattTCAGGAGGCCAAACCCGATAAAAACTCCCAACAAGTTCAGAAATAGGGAGAAGTTCTGTGCGTATCACGACGATGTGGGGCACGACACCTCTGAATGTTACGCTTTGAAGGATGCAATTGAAGAACTGATTCGAAGGGGCCGGCTGCGAGACTATGTGGTGCGACCTGCAAATCAGCCACCACAGCAGGCGAATCAACAACGACCGCCCCCCGAGGATGAGCGCGCACCAGCAGTTCAGACAATCTATACGATCCACGGCGGTCCTCACCTCGCAGGCACATCGAACAGGTCGCACGAAAGGTACGTACGCGAGGCTAATCATGTCCTAGTGGCAAGATCTAGCGAGCAGTTGGGATCATCAAAGCGAGCCAGGATGGCAGTGAAAGAAATCACTTTCTCCGAGGAGGACGCCAGGGACATACACTGGCCGCACAATGACGCCCTCGTCATTCTCGCTCACATCGGTAACATGGAGGTGCGAAGAATAATGGTGGACACCTGCAGCTCGGTGAACGTGATGTATAGGGCCTGTTTCGACCAGATGGGACTCGGGCCCGAACAGTTGGGCCCATCCCCAGAGCCACTTTTCGGGTTCACGGGAGATGCAGTCGTCCCCATGGGACGAGTTAAGCTCCCATTCACAATTGGGGGCGAAGGTCGCGAAGCCACAGCGCTTGCGGAGTTTCTGATcattgactgcccctcagcatacaacgtcgtgcTCGGGAGGCCGGTGATGAACGAGTTGGATATGGTCACCTCGACCAGAACGCTGACCGTCAAGTTTCCAACCACCAACGGAACTGGATGCGTGCGGGGAGAGtag